In Macrobrachium rosenbergii isolate ZJJX-2024 chromosome 49, ASM4041242v1, whole genome shotgun sequence, the following are encoded in one genomic region:
- the LOC136832345 gene encoding uncharacterized protein, with amino-acid sequence MAKTSTAQGLRVRKELTKSHVVSWILIMAGEDAMRAVTLLEKLVPEGTYVRIFIKESQEPWRAFIPSIDKNGVTRFKTEGDDFESPALLRTPYDRRWPQNYSLKGRQLTIAVKEMMLALVLGKTFPDGSVDLKAGGETTFIEVLSSVMNFS; translated from the exons ATGGCCAAAACATCAACTGCGCAGGGGCTGAGG GTGAGGAAGGAACTGACGAAATCTCACGTGGTGAGCTGGATCTTGATCATGGCAGGAGAGGACGCTATGCGCGCAGTCACCCTTCTCGAGAAGTTGGTCCCGGAAGGAACTTACGTCAGAATCTTTATAAAAGAGTCACAGGAACCCTGGAGAGCGTTTATACCTTCCATAGATAAAAACGGAGTAACGCG ATTCAAGACCGAAGGCGACGACTTCGAGAGCCCCGCGCTCTTGCGAACTCCTTATGACCGACGGTGGCCTCAAAATTACAGCCTGAAAGGACGCCAGTTGACGATCGCCGTTAAGGAGATGATGCTGGCCCTCGTTTTGGGGAAGACTTTCCCGGACGGAAGCGTCGACCTTAAAGCAGGGGGAGAGACAACCTTCATTGAGGTCTTGAGTTCCGTTATGAATTTCTCGTAA